One Cupriavidus taiwanensis LMG 19424 DNA segment encodes these proteins:
- a CDS encoding AAA domain-containing protein has product MDIEFWDGGLEEQEIRAINKIKATFTDTAPDRKLENRGTSLRDQLQDKVARNGMFPWKGYAGFRFVDSKGKEGEFDLVIVTHCNVIIVELKDWNHFPVTANGETWFKGDKNMGRSPVSVTRNKKFLLDNKLKKLTPRFTNKKYAPRVHFFVVMTGNSDLSQIPEVERQHTLSLKEFLTFSEKVKFNEYFRPHPDSQVLNRDFPVFDELFSNGNTAPKALRIGGYTAVEEIFEHPKHVYKEYLASSEISKNTDALLRVWNFKKIDGEKSFTPQGRAEIVSREREVLQFINHHDRDLYNHCLRSLTSFEKDEVTSQYSEVYELPPGHVRFNEFVGKYGQSLNQTDRLNLTKLLIAKFGDLHDIKIAHRDIADHSLWLSPSKEIALSNFISAYHQPIGTVGDYRESLSVGAAEVKEMLDGSSLTPFQEDIHALGVVSWHLLSGQRMSPKSLETVQDDMLSSDEWYAGILLDAVTAKFNNASAFFDSLMRAEPKREDIPTFDESELDTYRHPINHSRQYREDHDLMVETSDKEVYLSDGRLVKAWLNVGGEESDPSSNFHVLSFLKRLDKLAAVNPTYLPRIHDYGLASKSNSMYLVTDLIDGMTWTDAVIEDAHKIKIIEKLIAAVEHLHDLGVSHGDIHPGNVMLGNRDGNVFLIDIPDFSQNVGEVKNHRYSPENIDGSSPVQRDIFAVLRMSSEMLGIGWGEASSEYPEIAQAISAELDDIEFGFRELGRFKKALTSRPDTREQQLVEVFLNNLPEQLKILPDNGHLYVKVTASKKGENIVMVTFSGIGGTFSAFYNKEQRCFTGGLPPRVRSHIHFRDVEESQFEISSPIRISPGRPQQFAALSDLLRDDDAFNRAVEALVDSPPEIDESGLSLQLREVFERSEDGDSGDRADTPLEISTEALWRAILDTETESSPHIELNGAAMSASDADSELILPYDADVDPLGAFGSTDEIEVLLMDPDGAERIIGEVSLKKSALNEVRLTRIRSAAYGLKDGDTVFFRTKADRASYRKRKAALERLLDREGVLPELLDLFDPTCKHTAVRYDISVTESDFARYDREDQQGNKISLNEQQREAFTKLLNFGPLSLLQGPPGTGKTEFIAAFVHFLIEKLDIRRILLVSQSHEAVNTAAERIRKHCARLGTPLEVVRFSNREGAVSHGLKDVYSHAITAEKRELFNAEYRYRVAPLSDALGLDPEFIAKVVEAELSLFRQIDHLESLLASFADIDDRDDMRPLKSIAVELDATIRAKLAKDYGVTLSQEDKISAAKSILLAQLCTEYGVKPNEARRARALASICRDMRHALSAERVNCDEFYARSRQLVAGTCVGIGQGHIGIHENIYDFVIIDEAARSISSELAIAMQSAKRVLLVGDHLQLPPLYSDPHKAALARRLGINNNRTDLDVVLRSDFARAFSSEYGIQASATLLTQYRMAPPIGSLVSRIFYDGKLTNGARPVPDIYKSAPAHLQFPVTWLDTSSLGNRAHHDQDKDRGSRSIYNRCEAEQVIHILKEISSSGQFLAELVKLKDRDNALIGVICMYAEQKRLIRQKFNQELWSEGFKELVKIDTVDSYQGKENRIIILSLTRSDPKFWSAGFLQTPNRINVAMSRAMDRLLIIGNRDMWSKHNKDKPLGHVVAYMDGMGVDAGYKFMPGKENS; this is encoded by the coding sequence GTGGACATCGAATTTTGGGACGGCGGCCTGGAAGAACAAGAGATTAGGGCCATCAACAAAATCAAGGCGACCTTCACCGATACCGCGCCTGATCGAAAGCTCGAGAATCGCGGGACTTCACTGCGAGATCAACTTCAAGACAAGGTCGCACGGAATGGCATGTTTCCGTGGAAGGGGTATGCGGGTTTCCGATTCGTCGATTCGAAGGGCAAGGAAGGTGAGTTTGACCTGGTCATCGTGACTCACTGCAATGTCATCATTGTTGAATTGAAGGACTGGAACCATTTTCCAGTAACTGCCAACGGAGAAACTTGGTTCAAGGGCGACAAGAACATGGGACGGTCGCCGGTTAGTGTCACGAGAAACAAGAAATTCTTGCTGGATAACAAGCTGAAGAAGCTTACGCCTCGCTTTACCAATAAAAAATACGCCCCGCGGGTTCATTTCTTTGTCGTCATGACGGGGAACTCTGATCTTAGTCAGATCCCGGAAGTTGAGCGTCAACACACACTGTCCCTGAAAGAGTTCCTCACTTTTTCCGAGAAAGTCAAATTTAATGAATACTTCCGCCCCCATCCGGACTCGCAAGTTCTGAATCGAGATTTTCCTGTTTTCGATGAACTGTTCTCGAACGGCAACACGGCGCCGAAAGCTCTGAGAATCGGTGGCTATACGGCCGTAGAGGAGATTTTCGAGCACCCCAAGCATGTCTATAAGGAGTACTTGGCGAGCTCGGAGATCTCGAAAAATACCGACGCACTACTGCGCGTATGGAACTTCAAGAAGATTGATGGGGAGAAATCCTTTACCCCGCAGGGCCGGGCGGAGATCGTCTCTCGCGAACGTGAGGTTCTTCAGTTCATCAATCATCATGATCGGGACCTGTATAACCACTGCCTCCGCTCCCTTACGAGCTTTGAAAAGGACGAAGTCACCTCGCAGTACAGCGAAGTCTATGAGTTGCCCCCTGGACATGTGAGATTCAATGAGTTCGTGGGCAAGTATGGCCAATCGCTGAATCAAACTGACAGGCTCAACCTCACCAAACTACTGATTGCGAAGTTTGGTGATCTGCATGACATCAAGATCGCCCATCGCGATATCGCCGATCACAGCCTTTGGTTGTCACCCTCAAAGGAAATTGCGCTTTCCAACTTCATCTCCGCATACCACCAGCCAATCGGAACGGTTGGGGATTACCGAGAGAGTCTTTCAGTAGGCGCCGCTGAGGTAAAGGAGATGCTCGACGGCTCGTCACTGACGCCGTTCCAGGAGGATATCCATGCTCTTGGAGTTGTGTCCTGGCATCTGCTGTCCGGCCAAAGAATGTCTCCAAAGAGCCTGGAGACCGTCCAGGACGACATGCTGTCAAGCGACGAATGGTATGCGGGCATTCTTCTCGATGCAGTTACCGCGAAATTCAACAACGCGTCAGCTTTCTTTGACTCGTTGATGCGGGCAGAGCCGAAGCGGGAAGATATCCCGACTTTCGATGAAAGCGAGTTGGACACATACCGGCACCCGATCAATCACTCTCGCCAGTACCGGGAGGATCACGATCTGATGGTCGAGACCTCCGACAAGGAGGTCTACCTTTCGGATGGAAGGCTCGTCAAAGCCTGGCTGAACGTCGGCGGCGAAGAATCCGATCCATCAAGTAACTTTCATGTCTTGTCGTTTCTGAAACGGCTCGACAAGCTCGCCGCGGTCAATCCGACTTATCTGCCGCGAATCCATGACTACGGGCTTGCGTCGAAATCCAATAGCATGTATCTGGTGACCGATCTCATCGATGGCATGACATGGACTGACGCAGTCATTGAAGACGCCCACAAGATCAAAATCATCGAGAAGCTGATTGCTGCTGTCGAGCATCTTCATGATCTTGGCGTGTCCCATGGTGACATCCACCCTGGCAACGTCATGCTTGGGAATAGGGACGGAAACGTCTTCCTGATCGACATCCCTGACTTCTCGCAGAACGTAGGAGAGGTTAAGAACCATCGATACAGCCCTGAGAACATCGATGGCAGCTCGCCGGTCCAACGAGACATCTTTGCAGTACTACGGATGTCTAGCGAGATGCTTGGCATTGGATGGGGTGAAGCATCCAGCGAGTACCCCGAAATCGCGCAGGCAATCAGCGCCGAGCTTGACGACATCGAGTTCGGCTTCAGGGAACTGGGACGATTCAAGAAGGCGCTGACATCTCGTCCTGACACGCGAGAACAGCAACTTGTCGAAGTTTTCCTGAACAATCTCCCAGAGCAGTTGAAGATTCTGCCGGATAACGGACATCTCTACGTCAAGGTTACCGCCTCAAAGAAGGGGGAAAACATTGTCATGGTGACGTTCTCTGGCATCGGGGGGACGTTCTCGGCCTTTTACAACAAGGAGCAGCGGTGCTTTACTGGCGGACTGCCTCCGCGTGTCCGCTCCCACATCCATTTCAGGGATGTTGAGGAAAGCCAGTTCGAGATCTCCTCGCCGATCCGAATCAGCCCGGGGCGCCCGCAGCAGTTCGCGGCGCTGTCGGATCTTCTTCGTGATGACGATGCTTTCAACCGTGCCGTTGAGGCGCTCGTAGACTCGCCGCCGGAGATCGATGAATCGGGATTGAGCCTGCAACTGCGCGAGGTCTTCGAAAGATCTGAGGATGGTGACAGTGGAGACCGAGCCGACACGCCGCTCGAGATCTCCACCGAAGCGCTGTGGAGGGCAATCCTTGACACGGAGACCGAATCAAGCCCCCATATCGAACTGAATGGGGCGGCAATGTCTGCGTCAGATGCAGATTCGGAGCTGATCCTTCCCTATGACGCCGACGTTGATCCGCTCGGGGCATTTGGCAGCACGGATGAGATCGAGGTTCTCCTGATGGACCCGGACGGCGCAGAACGAATCATCGGGGAAGTCTCGCTCAAGAAATCCGCCTTGAACGAGGTTCGATTGACAAGAATCCGCTCGGCTGCCTACGGCCTGAAGGATGGCGACACTGTTTTTTTCCGGACAAAGGCGGACCGGGCCTCCTACCGCAAGCGCAAGGCGGCGCTCGAACGACTGCTGGATCGGGAAGGCGTCCTGCCCGAACTCCTGGACTTGTTCGACCCGACATGCAAGCACACGGCAGTAAGGTACGACATATCGGTGACCGAGTCGGATTTCGCCCGATACGACCGTGAAGACCAGCAGGGAAATAAGATCAGTCTCAACGAGCAGCAGCGAGAGGCCTTCACGAAACTGCTCAATTTCGGACCGCTATCTCTCCTGCAGGGTCCACCCGGAACAGGCAAAACGGAGTTCATTGCAGCTTTCGTTCACTTCCTCATCGAGAAACTCGACATCAGGCGCATTCTTCTGGTCAGTCAATCTCATGAGGCAGTGAATACCGCAGCCGAACGAATCAGGAAGCACTGTGCGAGGCTCGGGACGCCACTAGAGGTAGTCCGGTTCAGCAACCGTGAAGGTGCCGTATCCCATGGGCTCAAGGACGTCTATTCGCACGCCATCACGGCCGAGAAGCGCGAACTCTTCAATGCCGAGTATCGCTATCGTGTAGCGCCCCTCTCGGATGCGCTCGGGCTTGACCCCGAGTTCATCGCCAAGGTCGTCGAAGCTGAGCTATCGCTTTTCCGTCAGATCGACCATCTCGAATCGTTGCTTGCCAGTTTTGCCGATATCGACGACAGGGACGACATGAGGCCCCTCAAATCCATCGCGGTTGAGCTGGACGCAACGATTCGCGCCAAGCTTGCCAAGGATTATGGAGTTACCTTGTCCCAAGAAGACAAGATCTCCGCTGCAAAATCCATCCTGTTGGCTCAGCTATGCACGGAATATGGCGTCAAACCGAACGAAGCCAGGCGTGCTCGGGCGTTGGCCAGTATCTGCAGGGACATGCGGCATGCGCTTTCGGCGGAGCGGGTGAACTGCGATGAGTTTTATGCCCGCTCCAGGCAGCTTGTAGCGGGCACTTGTGTGGGCATCGGGCAAGGGCACATCGGCATCCATGAGAACATTTATGACTTCGTGATCATCGATGAGGCAGCTCGCTCCATCTCGAGCGAGCTTGCGATCGCGATGCAGTCGGCGAAGCGAGTCCTGCTGGTTGGCGATCATCTGCAGTTGCCGCCCCTCTATTCAGATCCGCACAAGGCGGCTCTCGCCCGGCGACTGGGCATCAACAACAACCGGACCGACCTGGATGTTGTTCTGCGAAGCGACTTTGCTCGTGCGTTCAGTTCGGAGTATGGCATCCAGGCAAGCGCGACGCTGCTCACCCAGTATCGGATGGCACCTCCGATTGGGAGCCTGGTGTCAAGGATCTTCTACGATGGCAAGCTGACCAACGGGGCGAGGCCAGTTCCTGATATTTACAAAAGCGCACCTGCCCACCTCCAATTCCCGGTCACATGGCTCGACACGTCATCACTTGGCAATCGAGCCCACCATGATCAAGACAAAGACCGCGGCTCCCGTAGCATCTACAATCGCTGCGAAGCCGAACAGGTCATCCATATCCTCAAAGAGATCTCTTCAAGTGGCCAGTTTCTTGCGGAACTGGTCAAACTCAAGGATAGAGACAACGCGCTCATTGGCGTGATATGCATGTATGCAGAGCAGAAGCGGTTGATACGGCAAAAGTTCAATCAGGAGCTTTGGAGCGAAGGCTTCAAGGAACTGGTAAAGATCGACACCGTCGATAGCTATCAGGGCAAGGAAAACAGAATCATCATTCTCAGCCTTACCCGCTCTGATCCAAAATTCTGGTCGGCTGGATTCCTTCAAACACCAAACCGCATCAACGTCGCGATGTCCCGAGCAATGGATCGGTTGCTGATCATAGGAAACCGCGACATGTGGAGCAAACACAACAAGGACAAACCACTTGGCCATGTCGTTGCCTATATGGACGGTATGGGTGTGGATGCTGGCTATAAGTTCATGCCAGGAAAAGAGAACAGTTAA
- a CDS encoding endonuclease NucS domain-containing protein codes for MERQAPRKYLVVEPGADGAVSVTEMKRWCRQNPDRRPPNTDPDRGNSQKLARAFGYAGWSVELTATEVRISPSKEAAVQAAAVLDAESEPLEDEGESSEETAFALERQLQDFMVSNLRAIPVNGKRLRLHVDETSDGVEYPTSSNRRIDILARDEDDNFIVFELKRGQAPDSAIGQLLNYMGWVKLNLAKDKQVTGVIVARDISERMREAIVMTTNITLFEYQLRFELSAISQATATA; via the coding sequence ATGGAACGCCAAGCACCTAGGAAATACCTAGTGGTCGAACCCGGCGCTGACGGGGCGGTGAGCGTCACGGAGATGAAGCGTTGGTGTCGCCAGAACCCGGATCGGCGACCTCCAAATACGGATCCCGACCGGGGTAATTCCCAGAAGCTTGCTAGGGCGTTCGGCTATGCGGGATGGTCTGTAGAGTTGACGGCGACTGAAGTCCGTATCAGTCCAAGCAAGGAAGCGGCCGTGCAAGCCGCTGCCGTGTTGGATGCTGAAAGCGAACCTCTCGAGGACGAAGGGGAATCGAGCGAAGAGACGGCTTTCGCCCTGGAGCGACAGCTTCAGGACTTCATGGTCTCTAACCTACGTGCAATTCCCGTCAACGGGAAACGGCTGCGACTTCATGTTGATGAGACCAGCGACGGGGTGGAATATCCAACCTCGAGCAACCGCCGGATAGACATCCTTGCCCGGGATGAGGACGACAACTTCATTGTCTTCGAGCTCAAGCGGGGCCAGGCCCCAGATAGCGCGATCGGGCAACTTCTCAACTACATGGGGTGGGTGAAGCTCAACTTGGCCAAGGATAAGCAGGTCACTGGGGTAATCGTCGCGCGCGATATTAGTGAGCGAATGAGAGAGGCCATCGTGATGACGACCAATATTACTCTTTTTGAGTACCAGTTGAGGTTCGAGCTGAGCGCGATCAGCCAGGCCACCGCCACGGCATAG
- a CDS encoding DUF5677 domain-containing protein, with protein MTSSFEVDGFLSDLSGVIALNNREYAGRFRFARELNRLGMKILYQTAADKTKSAEWISLALLGRALQAFQAAMLLLERGMVPEASGSARHLCEALIVVGGLRADATLPQRIVSAHELHKKKIGNAILESKSLLELFNPEIISTLHARVSSLRDQRLDDLKLEQIAGKAGLLDVYTMYYRQLSGEGAHITAGTLEHHLVGGDDDIAELQMEPSDRGLDFVLLASISCLFGVIRETRERFGLEALESEWQIIAKRFDAEKMQ; from the coding sequence ATGACGTCCTCATTTGAAGTTGATGGATTTTTATCGGACCTTTCCGGCGTAATCGCCCTCAACAACCGCGAGTATGCAGGTCGCTTTCGATTCGCCCGAGAACTGAATCGGCTCGGCATGAAGATCTTGTATCAGACCGCTGCCGACAAAACAAAGTCCGCTGAATGGATCTCCCTCGCGCTTTTGGGGCGCGCTTTGCAAGCGTTCCAAGCTGCAATGCTTCTGTTGGAGCGAGGGATGGTCCCCGAGGCCAGCGGAAGCGCTCGGCATCTTTGTGAGGCCCTGATTGTCGTTGGCGGACTACGGGCGGACGCAACACTGCCCCAGCGCATCGTAAGCGCACACGAACTGCACAAAAAGAAGATAGGCAACGCAATCTTGGAATCGAAAAGTCTTCTGGAATTGTTTAACCCCGAGATTATTTCCACTTTGCACGCACGAGTCTCGTCTCTCCGCGATCAGCGGCTTGACGACCTAAAGCTAGAGCAGATCGCTGGGAAGGCTGGGCTGCTGGACGTTTACACGATGTACTACCGCCAGCTTTCTGGTGAGGGTGCCCATATAACGGCCGGTACTCTGGAGCACCATCTCGTAGGGGGCGACGATGACATTGCCGAGTTGCAGATGGAGCCATCTGATCGAGGCCTCGATTTTGTCCTCTTGGCCTCCATTTCGTGTCTGTTTGGCGTGATTCGCGAAACAAGAGAAAGGTTTGGGCTGGAAGCATTGGAATCAGAGTGGCAGATTATCGCGAAACGCTTCGACGCCGAAAAGATGCAGTAA
- a CDS encoding nuclear transport factor 2 family protein — protein sequence MTPREVIERWVALFNTADAAGLADLYHPDAVNHQVTQDPIKGRDAIHAMFEREFALAKMTCIVEAIHEAGEVAALEWRDPIGLRGCGFFTVRDSRIAFQRGYWDKLSFLKLHGLPVE from the coding sequence ATGACACCACGCGAAGTCATAGAGCGCTGGGTAGCCCTTTTCAACACCGCCGACGCTGCAGGCTTAGCCGATCTCTACCACCCCGACGCTGTCAATCACCAGGTCACTCAGGACCCAATCAAGGGACGCGACGCGATCCACGCCATGTTCGAACGTGAATTCGCGCTTGCCAAGATGACCTGCATCGTCGAAGCAATCCATGAAGCAGGAGAAGTCGCAGCACTCGAGTGGCGTGACCCCATAGGCCTGCGCGGCTGCGGCTTCTTCACCGTCCGTGATAGCCGCATAGCCTTCCAAAGAGGCTACTGGGACAAACTATCCTTCCTAAAACTACACGGCCTGCCCGTCGAATAG
- a CDS encoding isocitrate lyase encodes MAQYQDDIKAVAALKETQGSAWNAINPEYAARMRAQNKFKTGLDIAKYTAKIMRADMAAYDADPSKYTQSLGCWHGFIAQQKMISIKKHFNSTERRYLYLSGWMVAALRSEFGPLPDQSMHEKTSVSALIRELYTFLRQADARELGGLFRQLDAATGAEKAAIQQKIDNHVTHVVPIIADIDAGFGNAEATYLLAKQFIEAGACCIQIENQVSDEKQCGHQDGKVTVPHEDFLAKIRAIRYAFLELGVDDGIIVARTDSLGAGLTKQIAVTAKPGDLGDQYNSFLDCEELSADQLGNGDVIIKRDGKLLRPKRLPSNLFQFRAGTGEARCVLDCVTALQNGADLLWIETEKPHIAQIAGMVNEIRKVIPNAKLVYNNSPSFNWTLNFRQQAYDAMKEAGKDVSAYDRAQLMSVEYDDSELAKLADEKIRTFQADASREAGIFHHLITLPTYHTAALSTDNLAKEYFGDQGMLGYVAGVQRKEIRQGIACVKHQNMSGSDIGDDHKEYFSGEAALKAAGKDNTMNQF; translated from the coding sequence ATGGCCCAGTATCAAGACGACATCAAGGCAGTGGCTGCTTTGAAAGAAACCCAGGGCAGCGCCTGGAATGCCATCAACCCCGAGTACGCTGCCCGCATGCGCGCGCAGAACAAGTTCAAGACGGGCCTGGACATCGCCAAGTACACCGCCAAGATCATGCGCGCCGACATGGCGGCCTATGACGCGGACCCGTCCAAGTACACCCAGTCGCTGGGCTGCTGGCATGGCTTTATCGCCCAGCAGAAGATGATTTCCATCAAGAAGCACTTCAACAGCACCGAACGCCGCTACCTGTACCTGTCCGGCTGGATGGTCGCCGCGCTGCGCTCCGAGTTCGGCCCGCTGCCCGACCAGTCGATGCACGAGAAGACCTCGGTCAGCGCGCTGATCCGCGAGCTGTACACCTTCCTGCGCCAGGCCGACGCCCGTGAACTGGGCGGCCTGTTCCGCCAGCTCGACGCCGCCACCGGCGCCGAAAAGGCTGCGATCCAGCAGAAGATCGACAACCACGTCACCCACGTGGTGCCCATCATCGCCGACATCGACGCCGGTTTCGGCAACGCCGAAGCGACCTACCTGCTGGCCAAGCAATTCATCGAAGCCGGCGCCTGCTGCATCCAGATCGAAAACCAGGTCTCCGACGAGAAGCAATGCGGCCACCAGGACGGCAAGGTCACCGTGCCGCACGAAGACTTCCTGGCCAAGATCCGCGCCATCCGCTACGCCTTCCTGGAACTGGGCGTGGACGACGGCATCATCGTCGCCCGCACCGACTCGCTGGGCGCCGGCCTGACCAAGCAGATCGCCGTGACCGCCAAGCCGGGCGACCTGGGCGACCAGTACAACTCGTTCTTGGATTGCGAAGAACTGTCGGCCGACCAGCTGGGCAATGGCGACGTCATCATCAAGCGCGACGGCAAGCTGCTGCGCCCGAAGCGCCTGCCCAGCAACCTGTTCCAGTTCCGCGCCGGCACGGGCGAAGCACGCTGCGTGCTGGACTGCGTGACCGCGCTGCAGAACGGCGCCGACCTGCTGTGGATCGAAACCGAAAAGCCGCACATCGCCCAGATCGCCGGCATGGTCAACGAAATCCGCAAGGTCATCCCGAACGCCAAGCTGGTGTACAACAACAGCCCGTCGTTCAACTGGACGCTGAATTTCCGCCAGCAGGCGTATGACGCGATGAAGGAAGCGGGCAAGGACGTGTCGGCATATGACCGCGCCCAGCTGATGAGCGTGGAATATGATGACAGTGAGCTGGCGAAGCTGGCGGACGAGAAGATCCGGACGTTCCAGGCTGATGCGTCGCGGGAGGCGGGGATCTTCCATCATCTGATTACGCTGCCGACGTATCACACTGCTGCGCTGTCGACGGACAATCTGGCTAAGGAATACTTCGGCGATCAAGGCATGCTGGGCTACGTCGCTGGCGTGCAGCGGAAGGAAATTCGGCAGGGCATCGCCTGCGTCAAGCACCAGAACATGTCGGGCTCGGATATCGGTGATGACCACAAGGAGTATTTCAGCGGCGAAGCGGCGCTGAAGGCGGCGGGGAAGGACAATACTATGAATCAGTTTTGA
- the flhB gene encoding flagellar biosynthesis protein FlhB has translation MSEESDLEKTEPASPRRLEKAREEGQVVRSRELATFVMLIAGVTGLWTLGGHLGRSLNQVMQGALRFEPATAFDPARMLSRFALMVWDSLLAFLPLLLLFGVAALAAPLLLGGWVFSGKSFAPQFSRLSPIAGLGRMFSAHSLVELLKAVAKSLLVGAVGAWVLWRRLPEAIALMNAPVQEALLHMVDLVMFCCLVVSLSLLVVAAIDVPWQYWEFFKKLRMTKEEVKQEFKESEGDPHIKNRIRQQQRAMARRRMMTEVPKADVVVTNPTHFAVALRYEEGRMGAPRVVAKGTGEVAARIRALAAEHRVPLMSAPPLARALHRHVELGQEIPAGLYTAVAEVLAWVYQLKHWHYSQGPQPQAPADLHVPDELAVPEMRE, from the coding sequence ATGTCCGAAGAAAGCGATCTCGAGAAAACCGAACCCGCCTCACCCCGGCGCCTGGAAAAGGCGCGCGAGGAGGGGCAGGTGGTGCGTTCGCGCGAGTTGGCGACGTTCGTGATGCTGATTGCCGGCGTGACCGGCCTGTGGACGCTGGGCGGCCACCTGGGTCGCAGTCTGAACCAGGTGATGCAGGGCGCGTTGCGCTTTGAGCCGGCCACGGCGTTCGATCCGGCGCGCATGCTGTCGCGCTTTGCGCTGATGGTGTGGGACAGCCTGCTGGCCTTCCTGCCGTTGCTGCTGCTGTTCGGCGTGGCCGCGCTGGCCGCGCCGCTGCTGCTGGGCGGCTGGGTGTTCTCGGGCAAGTCGTTCGCGCCGCAGTTCTCGCGCCTGTCGCCGATTGCGGGGCTGGGGCGGATGTTCTCGGCGCATTCGCTGGTGGAGCTGCTCAAGGCCGTGGCCAAGTCGCTGCTGGTGGGCGCGGTCGGTGCCTGGGTGCTGTGGCGCCGTCTGCCCGAGGCCATCGCGCTGATGAATGCGCCGGTGCAGGAGGCACTGCTGCACATGGTGGACCTGGTGATGTTTTGCTGCCTGGTGGTGTCGCTGTCGCTGCTGGTGGTGGCGGCCATCGACGTGCCGTGGCAGTACTGGGAGTTCTTCAAGAAGCTGCGCATGACCAAGGAAGAGGTCAAGCAGGAATTCAAGGAGAGCGAGGGCGACCCCCATATCAAGAACCGCATCCGCCAGCAGCAGCGTGCCATGGCACGCCGCCGGATGATGACGGAGGTGCCCAAGGCCGATGTGGTGGTGACCAACCCGACCCACTTTGCGGTGGCGCTGCGCTATGAGGAAGGGCGCATGGGCGCGCCGCGCGTAGTGGCCAAGGGCACCGGCGAGGTCGCCGCGCGCATCCGCGCGCTGGCGGCGGAGCACCGCGTGCCGCTGATGTCGGCGCCGCCGCTGGCGCGCGCGCTGCACCGCCATGTGGAGCTGGGCCAGGAAATCCCGGCCGGCCTCTATACCGCCGTGGCCGAAGTGCTGGCCTGGGTCTATCAACTGAAGCACTGGCACTACTCGCAGGGCCCGCAGCCGCAGGCGCCGGCGGACCTGCACGTGCCCGATGAACTCGCCGTACCGGAAATGCGCGAATGA